From Tissierellales bacterium, one genomic window encodes:
- a CDS encoding FtsX-like permease family protein, with amino-acid sequence MIVPEYYNKINKRYPLIEGNYYTESDLKNGNKVVLIGRSYIQYMYTDNDIDYIDINNSRYQVLGIIGVENEKIRELDNKIVMPITSIPKTAMDELIERKEFSFFIFGTGEYPRNQYKTIKNKIMNYDTFAVISAYDFVRQNVIHISIGEYKDMNLSLLIYLCAVINTLNVSSYWIESRKREIGIRKAFGSTNIRVVGMLFAEMFLIALCSSIISLSIQIFMKFFINQIWFFEIEITSSNVFASAIIVIISAIIAVIIPSFKVMKMEPRESIRL; translated from the coding sequence ATGATAGTGCCAGAATATTACAATAAAATCAATAAAAGATATCCGTTGATAGAGGGGAACTATTATACCGAATCTGATTTGAAAAATGGAAATAAAGTGGTTCTAATAGGTCGAAGTTACATACAATACATGTATACGGATAATGATATAGATTATATAGATATAAACAATAGTAGGTATCAAGTTCTAGGCATTATAGGTGTAGAAAATGAAAAAATACGTGAGTTAGATAATAAAATAGTAATGCCGATAACTTCTATTCCAAAAACTGCAATGGATGAGCTAATAGAAAGGAAAGAATTTAGTTTTTTTATTTTTGGCACAGGAGAGTATCCTAGAAATCAATATAAGACTATAAAAAACAAAATAATGAATTATGATACATTTGCGGTGATTAGTGCATATGATTTTGTAAGACAAAATGTTATTCATATTTCTATAGGAGAATATAAAGATATGAATTTGTCACTATTGATATATTTGTGTGCTGTTATTAATACTTTAAATGTATCATCATATTGGATAGAGAGTAGAAAAAGAGAGATAGGTATAAGAAAAGCGTTTGGAAGTACTAATATTAGAGTAGTTGGGATGTTATTTGCTGAGATGTTTTTGATTGCATTGTGTTCATCAATTATTAGTTTAAGTATTCAAATTTTCATGAAATTCTTTATTAATCAAATTTGGTTTTTTGAAATAGAAATAACAAGTAGCAATGTGTTTGCTTCCGCAATAATAGTGATAATTTCGGCGATTATTGCTGTAATAATACCTTCTTTTAAGGTTATGAAGATGGAACCTAGAGAATCGATAAGATTGTAG
- a CDS encoding ABC transporter permease yields the protein MYIKTVLKSLSKKKLNALLIIFQLSISFLIIVNAFKFIDQVNYQSNSIKNNLNINLDKTYRVMFKNVEETKDYINRLHRLREYVGTLDGVVGYGAYDEMGVIFDELRMDDKYINRNLEIKKTVRSLTYPELSDVIFINSSILNFTNMEVEMGRMLERQDFNLRQGMQVPILVGSAYKDVLKLGDILTITEYEMRKNQKKEFKTEFKVIGFIKQGEKWFSDDDFVMEPLEKLDDKFVAPNYLFNQESIISNLSTLHKVFIQMEDDANDKIILREVREKGLEYNLNIDFKSIVELLNEYNEGYSEIIQINLLLGVFLVVMSLIGIVSIMLINIRSRYKEFGIRIMSGASIRYIQMIIIGEMIFMLVFSFVLSFLFRISFEGISSFRNTMFFMLNSNSFIYLFFIASLVVFVAIIYPTIVIGKIQPSQLIKGED from the coding sequence ATGTATATTAAGACTGTATTAAAATCATTGAGTAAAAAAAAATTAAATGCACTACTTATAATATTTCAATTGTCAATATCATTTCTGATTATTGTAAATGCATTCAAATTTATAGACCAAGTGAATTATCAATCTAATAGCATAAAGAATAATTTAAATATAAATCTAGATAAGACATATCGTGTGATGTTTAAAAATGTTGAAGAGACGAAAGATTATATAAATAGATTGCATAGACTTAGAGAGTATGTAGGAACTTTAGATGGAGTAGTAGGGTATGGCGCATATGATGAAATGGGGGTTATTTTTGATGAATTAAGAATGGATGATAAATATATCAATAGAAATTTAGAAATAAAAAAGACAGTAAGATCATTAACTTATCCTGAACTTTCGGATGTTATATTTATAAATAGTTCGATTTTAAATTTTACGAATATGGAAGTAGAAATGGGACGGATGTTAGAACGTCAAGATTTTAATTTAAGACAGGGAATGCAGGTGCCGATTTTGGTAGGAAGCGCATATAAAGATGTTTTGAAACTCGGTGATATACTTACTATAACTGAATACGAGATGAGAAAAAATCAAAAAAAAGAGTTTAAAACTGAATTTAAAGTTATTGGATTTATAAAACAGGGAGAAAAGTGGTTTTCTGATGATGATTTTGTTATGGAGCCTCTTGAAAAATTAGATGATAAGTTTGTAGCTCCAAATTATCTGTTTAATCAAGAAAGTATTATCAGTAATTTGTCAACTTTACATAAAGTTTTTATTCAAATGGAAGATGATGCTAATGATAAGATAATATTAAGAGAAGTACGAGAAAAGGGTTTAGAGTACAACTTGAATATTGATTTTAAGTCTATAGTAGAGTTATTAAATGAATATAATGAAGGGTATAGTGAGATTATACAAATTAATCTTTTGTTAGGAGTATTTTTAGTTGTAATGTCTTTAATCGGTATAGTTTCTATAATGTTAATTAATATTAGAAGCAGATATAAAGAGTTTGGAATTAGAATTATGTCTGGAGCAAGTATAAGATATATACAAATGATAATAATTGGGGAAATGATTTTTATGTTAGTATTTTCTTTTGTATTATCTTTTTTGTTTAGAATTTCATTTGAGGGTATAAGTTCGTTTAGGAATACAATGTTTTTTATGCTTAATTCAAATAGCTTTATATACTTATTTTTTATTGCATCACTTGTAGTATTTGTAGCAATTATTTACCCAACGATAGTAATAGGTAAAATTCAGCCTAGCCAGTTAATAAAAGGAGAAGACTAA